From candidate division KSB1 bacterium, the proteins below share one genomic window:
- a CDS encoding T9SS type A sorting domain-containing protein: MKADQSYAEFPSTSGMTPGKSFWLIVKDAGKIIDTGSGRSNTTSAEFAINLHAGWNFIANPFNFPIPLSNVRMESGTNLDIRFFNGSQFSTFTGSLNPFDGYAVYSENSDRLIVDPLLFPPTSQSQKGTTGTDNEDVIWSIRIMAQCQEALDTYNFASVVSGASEGWDQHDRPEAPVIGEYVSVYFPHPEWGKVSPIYATDARPEPLEGDIWEFEVKSNIKDKVTLNFAVLESVPEDYEIWLVDDAVKSSLNLRSTQEYTFASYGKEYPKKLKLVVGKQEYIDNQFDSIDFVPESYELYQNFPNPFNPITAISYGLPFDSKVTIRIYNLLGEEIITLVNNQQTKAGYHTIIWDGRNSYNSKVATGMYIYQMISGRFIQNKKMVLVE, from the coding sequence TTGAAAGCAGATCAGTCCTATGCAGAATTTCCCAGCACTTCAGGAATGACTCCGGGTAAGTCATTCTGGCTAATAGTAAAAGATGCAGGAAAAATCATCGATACTGGCTCGGGGAGGTCGAACACCACTTCCGCTGAATTTGCAATTAATTTGCACGCGGGCTGGAATTTCATAGCCAATCCGTTTAATTTCCCGATTCCTCTTTCGAATGTGAGGATGGAGAGCGGAACCAACCTGGATATTCGCTTTTTTAACGGTTCTCAATTCTCAACTTTCACAGGCAGCCTAAATCCATTTGACGGTTATGCGGTGTATAGTGAAAATTCGGATCGACTGATCGTTGACCCACTTCTGTTTCCTCCGACAAGCCAGTCACAAAAAGGAACTACTGGGACAGATAATGAAGATGTGATTTGGTCCATTCGGATTATGGCACAATGCCAGGAAGCCCTGGACACGTACAACTTTGCGTCTGTGGTTTCCGGAGCCTCAGAGGGCTGGGATCAGCATGACCGACCTGAAGCACCGGTGATTGGCGAATACGTATCCGTTTATTTTCCCCACCCTGAGTGGGGCAAAGTCAGCCCAATCTATGCGACGGATGCCCGACCTGAGCCCTTGGAAGGCGACATTTGGGAGTTCGAGGTTAAAAGCAATATAAAGGATAAAGTTACGTTAAATTTTGCAGTTTTGGAAAGCGTGCCTGAAGATTATGAAATATGGCTTGTGGATGATGCAGTAAAAAGTTCTTTAAATTTGCGTAGCACACAGGAGTATACATTTGCCAGTTACGGAAAAGAATATCCGAAAAAGTTAAAACTGGTTGTTGGAAAGCAAGAATACATCGATAACCAGTTTGATAGTATCGACTTTGTCCCAGAGAGCTACGAATTATATCAGAATTTCCCAAATCCGTTTAATCCAATTACTGCTATAAGCTATGGATTGCCTTTTGATAGCAAAGTAACGATTAGAATTTATAATTTACTCGGAGAAGAAATAATAACACTTGTTAATAACCAGCAAACCAAGGCGGGTTATCATACTATTATTTGGGATGGCAGAAATTCTTATAATAGCAAAGTTGCCACAGGAATGTATATTTATCAGATGATTTCTGGGCGATTTATTCAAAATAAGAAGATGGTCCTAGTAGAATAA
- a CDS encoding tail fiber domain-containing protein, with protein MIFNIDYATVFMPASIHFIEGGVERMRIHAGGNVGIGTGSGPTEKLHVVGNILATGTITGTIVDVSSKDLKKNIEDLSVTEAVGTLEDLKPVKFKFKAEDENDLHIGFVAEDVPALVATPDRKGVSPMDIVAVLTKVVQEQQKTIAEMQKRIQALEDLNK; from the coding sequence ATGATCTTTAATATAGACTACGCTACTGTTTTTATGCCAGCGTCGATTCATTTTATTGAGGGTGGTGTTGAGAGAATGCGGATTCATGCCGGAGGAAATGTTGGCATCGGAACAGGTTCTGGTCCCACTGAGAAACTTCATGTCGTCGGTAACATCCTGGCTACCGGTACCATTACGGGAACCATAGTTGATGTCTCTTCAAAAGATTTGAAAAAAAACATTGAAGACCTTTCAGTTACCGAAGCCGTAGGAACGCTGGAAGACCTTAAACCCGTGAAATTCAAATTTAAGGCTGAGGATGAAAATGACCTCCATATTGGCTTTGTCGCCGAAGATGTCCCGGCACTCGTGGCGACTCCTGATCGCAAAGGGGTTAGCCCCATGGATATTGTTGCCGTACTGACCAAAGTTGTACAGGAACAGCAGAAGACGATTGCAGAAATGCAGAAGAGAATTCAAGCTTTGGAGGATCTAAATAAATAA